In the genome of Pontibacillus halophilus JSM 076056 = DSM 19796, one region contains:
- a CDS encoding pyruvate oxidase, which yields MKRTGEILTQQLIDWGVDHIYGMPGDSINEFVNDLRNRSEELSFIQVRHEEVGALSAAAYGKVTGKLGVCMSIAGPGGIHLLNGLYDAKMDGAPVLAIVGQVNSDEVGTGAFQEVNLERMFDDVAVYNKRVQRADQLPDLLNKAVREAYAHKGVSVLIVPDDVFAVKQKPEATLTSSQYVKPEIFPAEQSLVQARQAIEEAEKPIILAGQGAFGAQEELVSFAERIKSPVILSLLAKGLLPDHHPLNLGHHGQIGTKPAYHAMMEADLVIMIGTSFPYRDFMPKDTKAIQIDHNPARIGNHYPVSIGLAGDAKQTLQWLTNHVVENENDDYLQKYQKHMKNWHIGLQEQKRDDSSPLHAPQVMYALENVMEDRAIVSTDVGNSTVWVSRFLPMTTQRMLISGWLATMGCGLPGAIAAQKAYPDQQVIAVVGDGGFSMVMHDFATAVKYDLPIKIILLNNSKIGMIQFEQEAMGHLHYGTDFGGVDFAKFAESCGGEGYAVNRYEELNDAMQQAFLSKKPAIIDVAVEDQAPLPGKVSYTQAINYSKYLIKEFFETGEIGKPPILKGIQRVL from the coding sequence ATGAAACGTACAGGAGAAATACTTACACAACAATTAATTGACTGGGGTGTCGACCACATTTATGGGATGCCTGGTGACTCAATCAACGAATTTGTAAATGATTTACGTAACCGAAGTGAAGAACTTTCATTCATACAAGTCCGACATGAGGAGGTCGGTGCCTTATCAGCTGCAGCTTATGGGAAGGTGACAGGCAAATTAGGCGTATGCATGTCGATTGCAGGCCCAGGAGGCATACATTTATTAAATGGCTTATATGATGCGAAGATGGACGGTGCTCCTGTACTTGCGATTGTAGGTCAAGTAAACAGCGATGAGGTCGGAACGGGTGCGTTCCAGGAAGTGAATCTTGAACGGATGTTTGATGATGTGGCTGTTTACAACAAACGTGTTCAGCGCGCAGATCAACTACCGGACCTCTTAAATAAGGCAGTTCGTGAAGCCTATGCGCATAAAGGTGTATCTGTGCTCATTGTCCCAGATGATGTATTTGCTGTGAAGCAGAAGCCTGAGGCTACATTAACATCTTCACAGTACGTAAAGCCTGAAATATTCCCAGCAGAACAGTCATTAGTACAAGCTCGTCAGGCCATTGAAGAAGCAGAAAAACCGATTATTCTAGCAGGCCAGGGAGCTTTTGGGGCTCAGGAAGAACTCGTGTCATTCGCTGAACGAATTAAGTCGCCTGTTATACTATCCTTACTAGCGAAAGGATTGCTCCCGGATCATCACCCGCTAAATTTAGGGCATCATGGTCAAATAGGTACGAAACCCGCTTACCATGCCATGATGGAAGCAGACTTAGTCATTATGATTGGGACTTCCTTCCCTTACCGTGACTTTATGCCAAAAGATACAAAGGCAATTCAAATCGACCATAACCCTGCACGAATCGGAAACCACTATCCTGTTTCAATTGGCCTAGCAGGAGACGCGAAACAAACGTTACAGTGGTTGACCAATCACGTGGTGGAAAATGAGAATGATGACTATCTACAAAAATACCAAAAGCATATGAAAAATTGGCATATCGGCTTGCAGGAACAAAAACGTGACGACTCAAGCCCATTACATGCACCTCAAGTCATGTATGCGCTTGAGAATGTGATGGAAGACCGAGCGATTGTTTCGACGGATGTAGGGAATTCAACCGTATGGGTATCTCGTTTTCTACCAATGACAACTCAACGCATGTTAATTTCAGGTTGGCTTGCTACGATGGGATGTGGATTGCCAGGTGCCATTGCTGCACAGAAGGCATACCCAGATCAGCAGGTAATCGCTGTAGTAGGGGACGGAGGGTTCTCTATGGTCATGCACGACTTTGCAACAGCCGTTAAATACGATTTACCAATAAAGATCATCCTATTGAACAATAGTAAAATTGGCATGATTCAATTTGAACAAGAAGCGATGGGCCACCTTCATTACGGTACTGACTTTGGAGGTGTCGATTTCGCGAAGTTTGCGGAGAGTTGCGGAGGAGAAGGCTATGCTGTAAATCGCTACGAAGAGCTAAATGATGCCATGCAGCAAGCGTTCCTATCGAAGAAACCTGCCATCATTGACGTAGCAGTTGAAGATCAGGCTCCGCTTCCAGGTAAAGTATCGTATACCCAGGCTATTAACTATAGCAAATATTTAATCAAAGAGTTCTTTGAGACAGGTGAGATTGGTAAACCTCCAATCTTGAAAGGAATTCAACGTGTACTATAA
- the glgB gene encoding 1,4-alpha-glucan branching protein GlgB, giving the protein MATSTALDHDIYLFHQGNLRYAYQLLGAHFETQNGEEGIRFTVWAPHAVEVNVVGSFNDWDGSQHPMKKVNDNGIWSTFIPNLSTGTVYKYELLTPHGHLQLKADPYAFSSELRPNTASVTYPLHQYDWNDEEWMNQRKETNLYESPLSIYELHLGSWKNIEPEVFYNFREYANMIIPYVKDLGYTHIELLPVNEHPFDRSWGYQATGYYAVTSRYGTPDDFKYFVDQCHQHGIGVILDWVPGHFCKDEQGLRRFGGEPLYEYENPAKAEKTQWGTLTFDFGRNEVQSFLISNAIYWLKEFHLDGLRVDAVASMLYLSFGKEEGEWEPNEYGGPENLEAVAFIRKMNEAVFEEVPNVLMMAEESTSWPLVSAPTYVGGLGFNYKWNMGWMNDMLKYIEMDPIHRKYHHNLITFSLFYAFSENFVLPISHDEVVHGKKSLLNKMPGDYWQKFANLRAFLAFMYAHPGKKLLFMGTEFGQFDEWKDLEDLDFELMDYDSHASIKHYVGQLHQLYREHPALWEFDHQEEGFEWIDANNYEQSIVSFVRNSSCSRDQLVIVCNFTPVVYHDYKVGVPAEGVYEEVFTSDAVHFGGSGQLNGNLLHTSNVPWQGQNQHVSMTIPPLAVSFLKRTSTLEEDMS; this is encoded by the coding sequence TTGGCCACATCAACAGCACTGGACCATGATATTTATTTATTCCATCAAGGAAACCTACGGTATGCGTACCAATTACTTGGCGCACACTTCGAAACACAGAACGGTGAAGAAGGAATTCGCTTCACTGTCTGGGCACCTCACGCGGTAGAGGTCAACGTAGTTGGATCCTTTAATGATTGGGATGGAAGCCAGCATCCCATGAAGAAGGTCAATGATAATGGCATTTGGTCTACCTTTATCCCGAATCTTTCAACAGGAACAGTTTACAAATATGAACTGTTAACCCCGCACGGGCATCTACAATTAAAAGCTGACCCCTACGCTTTTTCAAGCGAGCTACGCCCGAACACAGCTTCTGTTACATATCCGCTTCACCAGTACGATTGGAATGATGAAGAGTGGATGAACCAAAGGAAAGAAACGAATCTTTATGAATCACCACTATCTATTTATGAACTCCATCTTGGGTCTTGGAAGAACATTGAACCGGAAGTCTTTTACAACTTTAGAGAGTATGCGAATATGATTATTCCTTACGTAAAGGACCTCGGCTATACACACATCGAACTATTGCCTGTTAATGAGCATCCTTTCGATCGTTCATGGGGATATCAAGCTACAGGGTATTATGCGGTGACTTCAAGATACGGCACTCCTGACGACTTTAAATACTTCGTCGATCAGTGCCACCAGCACGGGATTGGCGTCATTCTAGATTGGGTCCCAGGTCACTTCTGTAAAGATGAACAAGGATTAAGACGATTTGGTGGAGAGCCTCTATACGAATATGAGAACCCTGCTAAAGCCGAGAAAACACAATGGGGTACCTTAACATTCGACTTCGGACGCAATGAAGTTCAGAGTTTCCTTATTTCTAACGCCATCTACTGGTTGAAAGAATTCCATCTTGATGGACTTCGTGTAGATGCAGTGGCTAGCATGCTTTATTTAAGCTTTGGGAAAGAAGAAGGCGAGTGGGAGCCTAATGAATATGGCGGTCCTGAGAACCTAGAAGCTGTCGCCTTTATACGAAAGATGAACGAAGCTGTATTCGAAGAAGTTCCGAACGTCTTAATGATGGCAGAGGAATCCACTTCTTGGCCGCTTGTGAGTGCACCTACTTATGTAGGAGGCCTTGGGTTTAATTATAAATGGAACATGGGTTGGATGAATGACATGCTGAAGTATATTGAAATGGACCCTATTCATAGAAAGTATCATCATAATTTAATTACCTTTTCACTTTTCTACGCATTCTCTGAGAATTTTGTATTACCGATTTCTCATGATGAAGTGGTGCATGGAAAGAAATCGTTATTAAATAAAATGCCAGGTGACTATTGGCAGAAATTCGCTAACTTGAGAGCCTTTCTAGCCTTTATGTATGCACATCCTGGTAAGAAACTACTGTTCATGGGAACAGAGTTTGGTCAGTTCGATGAATGGAAAGATCTTGAGGATTTGGACTTTGAATTGATGGATTACGATTCTCACGCTTCCATTAAGCACTATGTTGGTCAGCTTCATCAATTGTATCGAGAGCATCCTGCTCTATGGGAATTCGACCACCAGGAAGAAGGATTTGAGTGGATTGATGCCAACAATTATGAGCAAAGCATTGTATCATTTGTGCGCAACAGTAGCTGCAGTCGAGACCAATTGGTAATTGTGTGTAACTTTACGCCAGTCGTTTATCATGATTACAAAGTTGGGGTCCCAGCAGAGGGTGTGTACGAAGAAGTCTTTACAAGTGATGCGGTTCATTTTGGAGGGTCTGGGCAATTAAACGGGAATTTGCTCCATACTTCCAACGTGCCTTGGCAAGGACAAAATCAACACGTCTCTATGACCATACCGCCATTAGCCGTAAGCTTCTTAAAGAGAACATCTACTCTAGAGGAGGACATGTCATGA
- a CDS encoding glucose-1-phosphate adenylyltransferase: MKNKECVAMLLAGGQGTRLKSLTKELAKPAVFFGGKYRIIDFPLSNCANSGIDTVGVLTQYEPLVLNHYLGIGSSWDLDRKYGGVSVLPPYMQSEGGGGWYTGTANAIYRNIKFINQYDPEHVLILSGDHIYTMEYAEMLEYHKETGADATISVIEVPWEEASRFGIMNTNESGDIVEFDEKPRYPESNLASMGVYIFKWDVLKQYLVEDDAREDSSHDFGKDIIPALLGDHKNLKAYTFDGYWKDVGTVDSLWEANMDLLKEQPELDLNNPDWRIYSKNPNQPAQFLASSANVQNALINEGCKIYGSVDTSILFYGVQVGERSVVKDSVIMPNVKIGKNVQIHRAIISEGMVIEDNCVVGDPTPGSEITLIAEEGSVMARSYAATH, translated from the coding sequence ATGAAGAACAAAGAATGCGTTGCAATGTTATTAGCTGGAGGTCAGGGAACTAGGTTGAAATCCTTAACGAAAGAGTTAGCCAAACCAGCGGTGTTTTTTGGCGGGAAGTATCGGATTATTGACTTTCCACTTAGCAACTGTGCTAATTCAGGTATCGATACCGTAGGTGTACTGACACAATACGAACCGCTTGTCTTAAATCATTATCTAGGAATCGGTTCGTCTTGGGATTTGGATCGAAAATATGGAGGAGTATCGGTGCTTCCTCCATACATGCAGTCTGAAGGTGGTGGTGGCTGGTATACAGGCACAGCTAATGCCATTTATCGAAATATAAAGTTCATAAATCAGTACGACCCAGAGCATGTGTTGATCTTATCTGGTGACCACATTTATACGATGGAGTACGCTGAAATGCTTGAATACCACAAGGAGACTGGAGCGGATGCTACAATCTCTGTCATTGAGGTACCTTGGGAGGAAGCGAGTCGCTTTGGAATTATGAACACGAATGAAAGCGGAGACATAGTGGAGTTTGACGAGAAGCCACGTTATCCAGAAAGCAACCTGGCATCTATGGGAGTTTACATCTTTAAATGGGACGTGTTAAAGCAATACCTTGTTGAAGATGACGCTCGTGAAGATTCTTCTCATGATTTCGGGAAAGACATCATACCTGCACTCTTAGGTGACCACAAAAACCTAAAGGCTTATACATTCGATGGGTATTGGAAAGATGTAGGAACGGTCGATAGCTTATGGGAAGCGAATATGGATTTGTTGAAAGAGCAGCCTGAACTTGATTTAAATAACCCAGATTGGCGTATTTACTCTAAGAATCCTAATCAGCCAGCGCAATTCCTAGCCTCTTCTGCCAATGTACAGAATGCATTGATTAATGAAGGGTGTAAGATTTATGGATCAGTCGATACTTCCATCCTATTCTATGGAGTGCAAGTTGGCGAACGAAGCGTTGTGAAAGACTCGGTAATTATGCCAAATGTGAAGATTGGGAAGAACGTTCAAATTCATCGTGCCATTATTTCAGAAGGAATGGTCATTGAGGATAATTGCGTGGTCGGAGATCCAACGCCTGGAAGTGAAATTACGCTAATCGCTGAAGAAGGTAGTGTAATGGCTAGAAGCTATGCAGCAACTCATTAA
- the glgD gene encoding glucose-1-phosphate adenylyltransferase subunit GlgD, which produces MNRIAGIINLDHEQDVLSELTYFRCGAAVPFGGRYRMIDFTVSNMVNSRIESIAVFARSKYRSLMDHLEQGKAWDLDRKRGGLFILPPDWNDPSDISRGDLQHFHNNIDFLNRTAANYILVSGSQHICNINYQDVLKEHQQNDADVTVIYKRVDELTSEHQLAQKLDIDEFGRVETIHNEHFNPHVYMDMYLIRKDVLKELVQNSIAHGHTNFFNEAIKGKLHMLHVHAYEYEGPHALVNSVESYFRNNTNLLNAEEHAQLFKDDAPILTKVKNEAPSKYLQGSNVKNTLVANGCVVKGHVEDSILFRGVKVGKGAVIKNSVIMQRCEIAENAVLENVIIDKDCNISEGKTLIGAPEKPFVVAKRQSM; this is translated from the coding sequence ATGAATCGTATTGCAGGGATTATTAATCTAGATCATGAACAGGATGTATTAAGCGAATTAACGTATTTTCGTTGTGGAGCAGCGGTACCGTTCGGTGGGCGGTATCGAATGATCGACTTTACAGTGTCGAATATGGTGAACTCAAGAATTGAATCGATTGCGGTGTTTGCAAGAAGCAAATACCGTTCCCTAATGGACCATCTGGAGCAAGGGAAAGCTTGGGATTTAGACCGTAAACGAGGAGGGCTATTCATTCTTCCTCCTGATTGGAACGACCCATCTGATATCTCAAGAGGCGACTTGCAGCATTTCCATAACAACATTGACTTCCTAAATCGAACAGCTGCCAATTATATTCTCGTTTCAGGGTCCCAACATATTTGCAACATCAATTACCAAGACGTGTTGAAAGAGCATCAACAGAATGATGCGGACGTAACGGTAATCTATAAACGTGTGGATGAACTAACGTCTGAACATCAACTTGCACAGAAGCTTGATATTGATGAATTCGGTCGTGTGGAGACGATACACAATGAACATTTCAACCCTCATGTGTATATGGACATGTATCTGATTCGTAAAGATGTGCTGAAGGAATTGGTTCAGAATAGTATCGCTCATGGTCATACGAACTTCTTCAATGAAGCGATTAAAGGGAAGCTTCACATGCTACATGTTCATGCTTATGAATACGAAGGACCGCATGCGCTTGTTAATTCCGTGGAGAGCTACTTCCGTAACAATACGAACCTATTAAATGCTGAAGAGCATGCTCAGCTGTTTAAAGACGATGCGCCTATCCTTACGAAGGTGAAAAATGAGGCGCCGTCGAAATATCTACAAGGGTCAAATGTAAAGAATACGCTCGTGGCTAACGGGTGTGTAGTCAAAGGCCACGTTGAAGATAGCATTTTATTCCGTGGGGTAAAGGTAGGTAAAGGGGCGGTTATTAAGAACTCTGTTATTATGCAGCGCTGTGAAATAGCAGAGAACGCCGTGTTAGAGAATGTCATCATTGATAAAGACTGCAACATTTCAGAGGGTAAAACGTTGATTGGGGCACCCGAGAAGCCATTTGTAGTTGCTAAACGTCAGTCAATGTAA
- the glgA gene encoding glycogen synthase GlgA, giving the protein MNVLMIGSECTPFIKSGGLADVLGSLPEALNSQGADVRIVLPKYQEMKQEWKDELTLLDTLTVPLGWRQQYAGIEYVEYEGVHVYFIDNEYYFKRSNLYGYEDEGERFVFFNRAVMEMIRVLDWTPDVLHCHDWQAGLIPLFLHTHYKDEPKFTGMKTVFTIHNLKYQGIFPQSVLHDLMDLDERVMTVDGIEFFGNISFMKAALNYSDQITTVSETYANEIQTPYYGENLDEVLRKHSHRLTGIVNGINLQDYNPMKDQSLAFPYRSSLIKKGQNKMWLQEQLGLPVDASIPMIGIVSRLVEQKGFDLIGRIMDELLEDNVQLVILGTGEHYYEQMFQWFQHKHPTKVSANITFDEALSRQIYAASDLFLMPSRFEPCGIGQLLALRYLAVPIVRETGGLVDTVQPYNEVTGEGNGFCFTNFNAHDMLYTIRRALQIYEDQAQWKDLVKNVLTSQYSWENSAKQYMDLYQSMLKIYA; this is encoded by the coding sequence ATGAATGTATTGATGATTGGGTCTGAATGTACTCCATTTATTAAATCTGGTGGACTTGCGGATGTATTAGGTTCACTCCCTGAGGCTCTTAACTCTCAAGGTGCGGATGTTCGAATTGTATTGCCGAAGTATCAGGAGATGAAGCAGGAATGGAAAGACGAGCTCACATTACTTGACACCCTAACGGTTCCATTAGGCTGGAGGCAACAATATGCTGGAATTGAGTATGTTGAGTATGAAGGGGTTCATGTCTACTTTATTGATAATGAGTACTACTTTAAACGCTCCAACTTATACGGATATGAAGACGAGGGTGAGCGTTTTGTTTTCTTTAACCGTGCTGTTATGGAAATGATTCGAGTATTGGACTGGACACCAGATGTTCTGCATTGTCATGACTGGCAAGCGGGCTTAATTCCTTTGTTCCTTCACACGCATTATAAGGATGAGCCGAAATTCACAGGTATGAAAACGGTTTTCACCATCCATAATCTTAAATATCAAGGAATTTTCCCTCAGTCCGTACTTCATGACCTGATGGATCTTGATGAGCGAGTCATGACAGTCGATGGGATCGAGTTCTTCGGAAACATTAGTTTCATGAAAGCAGCACTGAATTATTCGGACCAAATCACGACGGTTAGTGAAACATACGCAAACGAGATTCAAACACCTTATTATGGGGAAAACCTAGATGAAGTACTTCGCAAACACTCTCATCGATTAACCGGTATTGTCAACGGCATCAACCTCCAAGACTACAACCCTATGAAAGACCAGTCGTTAGCCTTCCCGTATCGCAGTTCTTTAATTAAGAAAGGTCAGAATAAGATGTGGCTGCAAGAGCAACTTGGGCTCCCAGTCGATGCATCCATTCCTATGATTGGAATCGTTTCGCGACTGGTGGAGCAAAAAGGATTCGATCTAATTGGACGAATCATGGATGAATTGCTCGAAGATAACGTCCAACTGGTTATTCTAGGTACGGGAGAACATTACTACGAACAAATGTTCCAGTGGTTCCAACACAAACATCCAACCAAAGTATCCGCAAACATTACATTTGATGAAGCTCTTTCCCGACAAATCTATGCGGCGAGTGATCTGTTCTTAATGCCATCACGCTTTGAACCATGCGGAATTGGCCAATTGCTTGCATTACGCTATTTAGCAGTTCCAATTGTGCGCGAAACGGGTGGTCTCGTGGACACAGTTCAACCTTATAACGAGGTAACAGGTGAAGGGAATGGGTTCTGTTTCACGAACTTCAATGCCCATGACATGCTCTACACGATTCGTCGAGCTCTTCAGATTTATGAAGACCAAGCTCAATGGAAAGACCTCGTCAAGAATGTGTTGACAAGCCAATATTCCTGGGAGAATTCTGCGAAGCAATATATGGACTTATACCAATCAATGCTTAAAATTTATGCATGA
- a CDS encoding glycogen/starch/alpha-glucan phosphorylase: MFSSKEDFKQAFGLKLDQEFGKSIQQATDQDAYQTVSLLVKEQLVQKWKDTEDLYRGQSQKEVYYFSMEFLMGRLLGNNLLNMGALKIVEEGLQELGLSLSSIEEEEDDAGLGNGGLGRLAACFLDSLASLGFAGHGVGLLYRNGMFTQRFVDGNQVELPDMWLQGGYVWHVRREEEAVHVKFGGEIHSDEDDDGVLRFLSRGAVTVRAVPYDVPVVGSDMKVVNTLRLWAAEPNEEDLLHKASVNGDYHHFIGHQASLEEITSVLYPDDSHEEGQKLRLKQEYFLVSAGLQNIVSQFKEKGLAWSEFPNHVSLHINDTHPALLIPELMRILMDEEWLGWEEAWEITQASVSYTNHTTLSEALETWPVDLVRALLPRIFMIIEELNERFCQSLWDTYPGDFDRIAELAIIADGRVKMAHLSIVGSHSVNGVAKLHTEILKKREMKRFYETYPERFNNKTNGITHRRWLLHANPKLSSLINEAIGEEWVKHPEQLKQLLKYQEDSQFLLKLNEVKQYNKNRLASWIYDHSGVMVNAESIFDVHIKRLHGYKRQLLNALHIMYLYNQLKANPGMDLAPRTFIFGAKAAPSYHFAKKVIKLINTLADVINHDRDVNEKLKVVFVENYSVSSAQQIIPAANVSEQISLASKEASGTGNMKLMMNGAVTLGTMDGANVEIYDAVGNDAIYTFGLSSEEVLSYDRTGGYKAKEVYEDDARIRYVLDQFRHFSPFSKGNTEFQELYDALITYNDQYFLLKDFDGYVAAQHRIQRDYQDKERWNVMSLSNIAHSGGFSSDYTIQQYAEEIWKLQSVNVLKS, encoded by the coding sequence ATGTTCAGCAGTAAAGAGGATTTTAAACAAGCTTTCGGCCTAAAGTTAGACCAAGAATTCGGGAAATCTATTCAGCAAGCAACGGACCAAGATGCCTATCAAACAGTTAGCCTTCTTGTGAAAGAGCAGCTCGTTCAAAAGTGGAAAGACACGGAGGACCTTTATCGAGGTCAGTCTCAAAAAGAAGTCTATTACTTCTCGATGGAGTTCTTAATGGGACGCTTGCTCGGGAACAACCTGTTAAACATGGGGGCACTGAAAATCGTAGAAGAAGGATTGCAAGAACTTGGATTGTCCTTATCAAGCATTGAGGAAGAAGAGGACGATGCCGGACTTGGAAACGGAGGGTTAGGACGACTTGCAGCTTGCTTTTTAGACTCTTTAGCTTCGCTTGGATTTGCTGGTCATGGTGTAGGCCTTCTATACCGAAATGGGATGTTTACTCAAAGGTTCGTGGATGGCAATCAAGTAGAATTGCCAGACATGTGGCTACAAGGTGGATACGTTTGGCATGTACGCCGCGAAGAAGAAGCCGTTCACGTGAAGTTTGGTGGGGAGATTCATTCTGACGAGGATGATGATGGTGTGCTTCGCTTTCTGTCAAGAGGAGCTGTAACGGTCAGGGCAGTCCCGTATGATGTGCCAGTCGTTGGCAGTGACATGAAGGTTGTGAATACATTGCGACTGTGGGCAGCCGAACCTAATGAGGAAGACTTGTTGCACAAAGCTTCTGTTAATGGTGACTATCACCATTTCATTGGCCACCAGGCTAGTCTAGAAGAAATCACATCAGTTCTGTATCCTGATGATTCACATGAGGAAGGCCAAAAGCTCCGTCTAAAGCAGGAATATTTTCTTGTTTCTGCTGGCCTTCAAAACATTGTGAGTCAATTTAAAGAAAAGGGGCTGGCGTGGAGTGAGTTTCCTAACCACGTATCCCTTCATATTAATGATACCCATCCAGCATTACTCATTCCTGAGTTAATGAGAATACTTATGGACGAAGAATGGTTAGGGTGGGAAGAGGCATGGGAGATTACCCAAGCATCCGTTTCCTATACAAACCATACGACGTTAAGCGAAGCTCTTGAAACGTGGCCTGTGGATTTAGTACGGGCGTTGCTACCAAGAATCTTTATGATTATAGAAGAGTTGAACGAGCGTTTCTGCCAATCATTGTGGGACACATACCCAGGTGACTTTGATCGAATCGCAGAGCTTGCAATCATTGCGGATGGCCGCGTAAAGATGGCCCACTTGTCAATTGTAGGAAGCCATAGTGTGAACGGGGTCGCAAAGCTCCACACCGAAATCTTGAAGAAGCGGGAAATGAAGCGATTCTACGAAACATACCCAGAACGATTCAATAACAAGACCAATGGCATTACACATAGAAGATGGTTGCTCCATGCGAATCCAAAGCTATCTAGTTTAATTAATGAGGCAATCGGAGAAGAGTGGGTGAAACATCCGGAGCAATTGAAGCAACTACTAAAGTATCAAGAGGATTCGCAGTTCTTATTGAAATTGAATGAGGTTAAGCAATACAACAAAAATCGCTTAGCAAGTTGGATTTATGATCATAGTGGCGTTATGGTTAATGCGGAATCTATCTTTGATGTCCACATTAAACGTCTTCATGGATACAAGCGACAATTGCTTAATGCGCTTCACATTATGTATCTCTACAATCAATTAAAGGCGAATCCTGGTATGGATCTTGCACCGAGGACGTTTATCTTTGGAGCAAAGGCAGCTCCAAGCTATCACTTCGCGAAGAAGGTTATTAAACTGATTAATACATTAGCAGATGTAATCAACCACGACCGTGACGTAAATGAGAAGCTAAAAGTTGTCTTTGTTGAGAACTATTCAGTTTCATCAGCACAACAAATCATTCCTGCAGCCAACGTCAGTGAGCAGATTTCACTTGCTAGTAAAGAGGCTTCAGGGACTGGAAACATGAAGCTGATGATGAATGGGGCTGTTACCCTTGGAACGATGGATGGAGCTAATGTTGAAATTTATGATGCTGTTGGGAACGATGCCATTTATACGTTTGGCTTAAGTTCTGAGGAAGTGCTGTCTTATGACCGTACAGGCGGATACAAAGCGAAAGAGGTTTACGAGGACGATGCGCGTATTCGATATGTATTGGACCAATTCCGCCATTTTAGTCCCTTTTCAAAGGGGAATACGGAGTTTCAGGAATTGTACGATGCGCTCATCACCTATAACGACCAATACTTTCTGCTTAAAGACTTCGATGGATATGTAGCTGCCCAGCATCGAATACAAAGAGATTACCAAGATAAAGAACGATGGAATGTAATGAGTCTTTCTAACATCGCTCATTCTGGAGGATTCTCAAGTGATTACACAATTCAACAGTATGCAGAGGAGATCTGGAAGCTACAATCGGTAAACGTGTTGAAAAGTTAA